One Tomitella gaofuii DNA segment encodes these proteins:
- the dxr gene encoding 1-deoxy-D-xylulose-5-phosphate reductoisomerase — protein MTRTRVLLLGSTGSIGTQALQVISAAAERLEVVGLAAGGADVELLARQIRATGAREVAVADPAAAARLADVVGFPVRSGPSAAEDLVRSVEADVVLNGLVGSLGLRPTLAALETGARLALANKESLIAGGPLVLAAAAVGQIVPVDSEHSALAQCLRAGRADEVAALVLTASGGPFRGWTAEQLADVTPEQAGAHPTWSMGPMNTLNSATMVNKGLELLEAHMLFGVPYDRIAVTVHPQSVVHSMVTFHDGSTIAQACPPDMRLPIALALGWPERIAGAARACDFTVASTWEFEPLDAAVFPAVELARSAGMAGGCMPAVFNAANEEAATAFLAGRIRFPRIVGTVAEVLAEGDRWAADPAGVDEVLAAEQWARGRAAALVGQEG, from the coding sequence GTGACGAGAACGCGTGTACTGCTCCTGGGGAGCACCGGTTCCATCGGCACCCAGGCACTTCAGGTGATCTCCGCGGCCGCGGAACGGCTCGAGGTGGTGGGCCTCGCCGCCGGCGGCGCCGACGTCGAGCTGCTGGCCCGGCAGATCCGCGCCACCGGGGCGCGCGAGGTGGCCGTGGCCGACCCCGCAGCGGCGGCCCGCCTGGCCGATGTCGTGGGCTTCCCCGTCCGGTCGGGTCCGTCGGCGGCGGAGGATCTGGTGCGCTCCGTGGAGGCCGACGTGGTTCTCAACGGCCTCGTCGGTTCGCTGGGGCTGCGGCCCACGCTCGCGGCCCTGGAGACGGGTGCGCGCCTGGCGCTGGCGAACAAGGAGTCGCTCATCGCCGGCGGCCCGCTGGTGCTGGCCGCCGCGGCGGTGGGGCAGATCGTGCCGGTCGATTCCGAGCATTCCGCGTTGGCGCAGTGCCTGCGTGCGGGCCGCGCGGACGAGGTGGCGGCCCTGGTGCTCACGGCGTCGGGCGGCCCCTTCCGCGGCTGGACGGCGGAGCAGCTGGCGGACGTCACACCCGAGCAGGCCGGGGCGCACCCCACGTGGTCGATGGGCCCGATGAACACCCTCAATTCTGCGACGATGGTCAACAAGGGCCTCGAGCTGCTCGAGGCCCACATGCTCTTCGGCGTGCCCTACGACCGGATCGCGGTCACCGTGCACCCGCAGTCGGTGGTGCACTCGATGGTGACCTTCCACGACGGCTCGACGATTGCGCAGGCCTGCCCGCCGGACATGCGCCTGCCGATCGCATTGGCGCTGGGCTGGCCCGAGCGCATCGCCGGCGCGGCGCGGGCGTGCGACTTCACCGTCGCGTCCACCTGGGAGTTCGAGCCGCTCGACGCCGCGGTGTTCCCCGCGGTGGAGTTGGCGCGCAGCGCGGGCATGGCGGGCGGGTGCATGCCGGCCGTGTTCAACGCGGCCAACGAGGAGGCCGCCACGGCGTTCCTGGCCGGCCGCATACGGTTCCCGCGGATCGTGGGCACGGTGGCCGAGGTGCTCGCGGAGGGCGACCGGTGGGCGGCCGATCCGGCCGGCGTCGACGAGGTGCTGGCCGCGGAGCAGTGGGCGCGTGGGCGCGCCGCCGCGCTGGTCGGGCAGGAGGGCTGA
- a CDS encoding DUF2631 domain-containing protein, whose protein sequence is MATQQQVHPSLEKAIEESRIDPADEPSVGWGWHGQATKTFRIAGWFFALFLLLMIFNNIETATAIIYLCVSAAVVVGFLLIDIYTRHNRWNR, encoded by the coding sequence GTGGCCACACAGCAGCAGGTGCATCCCTCCCTCGAGAAGGCCATCGAGGAATCCCGCATCGACCCCGCGGACGAGCCGTCGGTCGGCTGGGGCTGGCACGGCCAGGCCACCAAGACCTTCCGTATCGCCGGCTGGTTCTTCGCGCTGTTCCTGCTCCTGATGATCTTCAACAACATCGAGACGGCGACGGCCATCATCTACCTGTGCGTCTCCGCTGCGGTGGTCGTCGGTTTCCTGCTGATCGACATCTACACGCGGCACAACCGCTGGAACCGCTGA
- the rlmN gene encoding 23S rRNA (adenine(2503)-C(2))-methyltransferase RlmN — protein MAGRTQHPSTQDAQSAAPGPAEPTTDSPGAAGASTPVRLVFSAPRRGLPPTHLADLDAEGRRAAMGELGLPKFRADQVARQYYGRLVADPAEMTDLPAAMRESVSEALFPPLLTAVRHIACDDGTTRKTLWRAGDGTLLESVLMRYPDRATLCISSQAGCGMACPFCATGQGGLDRNLSTAEIVDQVRAAAAAMRDGEVHGGPGRLSNIVFMGMGEPLANYKRVVAAVRRITDPAPDGFGLSQRSVTVSTVGLAPAIRKLADEGLSVTLAVSLHTPDDELRDTLVPVNNRWSVAEVLDAARYYADRTGRRVSIEYALIRDVNDQPWRADLLGKKLRAALGSLVHVNLIPLNPTPGSEWDAAPKPVEREFVRRVRAAGVSCTVRDTRGQEIAAACGQLAATER, from the coding sequence ATGGCCGGTCGTACGCAGCATCCATCCACGCAGGACGCGCAGTCCGCCGCCCCGGGGCCGGCGGAGCCGACGACGGACAGTCCCGGAGCGGCGGGCGCCAGCACGCCCGTCCGCCTGGTGTTCTCGGCGCCGCGGCGCGGGCTTCCGCCGACGCACCTGGCGGATCTGGACGCAGAGGGTCGCCGGGCGGCGATGGGGGAGCTGGGTCTGCCGAAGTTCCGTGCGGATCAGGTGGCCCGCCAATACTACGGTCGGCTCGTCGCGGACCCGGCCGAGATGACGGATCTGCCGGCGGCGATGCGCGAATCGGTGTCGGAGGCCCTGTTCCCGCCGCTGCTCACCGCGGTGCGGCACATCGCCTGCGACGACGGCACCACGCGCAAGACCCTGTGGCGGGCGGGCGACGGCACCCTGCTCGAGAGCGTGCTGATGCGGTACCCGGACCGCGCGACGCTGTGCATCTCCAGCCAGGCTGGGTGCGGGATGGCCTGCCCGTTCTGCGCGACGGGGCAGGGCGGCCTCGACCGGAACCTGTCCACGGCGGAGATCGTCGATCAGGTCCGTGCGGCCGCGGCGGCGATGCGCGACGGCGAGGTGCACGGCGGTCCGGGCAGGCTCTCGAACATCGTGTTCATGGGCATGGGGGAGCCGCTGGCCAACTACAAGCGGGTGGTGGCCGCGGTCCGGCGGATCACCGACCCCGCGCCGGACGGCTTCGGGCTGTCGCAACGGTCGGTGACGGTGTCGACGGTGGGGCTGGCCCCGGCGATCCGCAAGCTCGCGGACGAGGGCCTGTCGGTGACGCTGGCCGTGTCCCTGCACACCCCGGACGACGAGCTGCGCGACACCCTCGTCCCGGTAAACAATCGGTGGTCGGTGGCGGAGGTGCTCGACGCGGCCCGGTACTACGCGGACCGCACCGGACGCCGTGTGTCCATCGAGTACGCGCTGATCCGCGACGTCAACGACCAGCCGTGGCGCGCAGATCTGCTGGGCAAGAAGCTCCGCGCCGCGCTCGGGTCGCTCGTGCACGTGAACCTCATCCCGCTTAACCCCACTCCGGGCAGCGAATGGGACGCGGCCCCCAAACCGGTCGAGCGCGAGTTCGTGCGGCGGGTGCGTGCGGCGGGTGTCTCTTGCACTGTGCGCGACACGCGCGGCCAGGAGATCGCGGCCGCGTGCGGCCAGCTCGCCGCGACGGAGAGGTAG
- a CDS encoding LapA family protein produces MSTDDQYGTPPTPSTGTDTPPAGADATPSAAHTSPAGASATAATTASGSTKQGRKRVDLAKNSRTARAWSAWIVGAIILIFLLVFIIQNSDSTPVQIFGWEFSLPLGVTILLAAIGGALITALIGAARMLQMRRAARKQR; encoded by the coding sequence ATGAGCACCGACGACCAGTACGGCACACCGCCCACGCCGTCGACGGGTACCGACACTCCCCCCGCCGGCGCCGACGCCACGCCGTCCGCGGCGCACACGAGCCCCGCAGGCGCAAGCGCGACCGCCGCCACCACCGCGTCGGGTTCGACCAAGCAGGGACGCAAGCGCGTCGACCTGGCGAAGAATTCGCGCACCGCCCGCGCCTGGTCGGCGTGGATCGTCGGCGCGATCATCCTGATCTTCCTGCTCGTCTTCATCATCCAGAACTCCGACTCCACCCCGGTGCAGATCTTCGGGTGGGAGTTCTCGCTGCCACTGGGGGTGACGATCCTGCTCGCCGCGATCGGCGGGGCGCTCATCACCGCACTGATCGGCGCCGCGCGGATGCTCCAGATGCGCCGGGCGGCGCGCAAACAGCGCTAG
- a CDS encoding phosphatidate cytidylyltransferase encodes MRDYQTTPGGPVTAGGEATQQQPDKPPSKAGRNLPAAIGVGVALGALVICVLLFAPTAWVAVVAVAAAIATWEVCARLRQGGIDVPLVPLLIGGQAMIWLTWPYGASATFGAFAVTVLVIMIWRLVSAGLDATPRNYTRDMAVGVFVAAWIPLFASIGALLVLDGDNGAGKVFCLMIGVVCSDVGGYAAGVLLGKHPMVPAISPKKSWEGLGGSLLFGVVGGVLTVTLILGEAWWVGAILGAVIVVTSTLGDLVESQFKRDLGIKDMGALLPGHGGIMDRLDSALPSAVAVWVVLGLAF; translated from the coding sequence ATGCGTGACTACCAGACCACACCAGGAGGCCCAGTGACGGCAGGCGGCGAAGCCACCCAGCAGCAGCCGGACAAGCCGCCGTCGAAGGCGGGGCGCAATCTGCCCGCGGCGATCGGCGTCGGGGTCGCGCTCGGCGCGCTCGTCATCTGCGTGCTGCTGTTCGCGCCCACCGCCTGGGTGGCCGTCGTCGCCGTCGCCGCCGCGATCGCCACCTGGGAGGTGTGCGCACGGCTGCGCCAGGGCGGAATAGACGTGCCGCTGGTGCCGCTGCTGATCGGCGGCCAGGCGATGATCTGGTTGACCTGGCCGTACGGCGCGTCCGCGACGTTCGGCGCATTCGCCGTGACCGTGCTGGTCATCATGATCTGGCGGCTGGTGAGCGCCGGCCTGGACGCGACCCCCCGGAACTACACGCGCGACATGGCCGTCGGCGTCTTCGTCGCCGCCTGGATACCGCTGTTCGCGTCGATCGGCGCGCTGCTGGTGCTCGACGGCGACAACGGCGCCGGCAAGGTGTTCTGCCTGATGATCGGCGTGGTGTGCTCCGATGTGGGCGGATACGCCGCCGGAGTCCTGCTGGGCAAGCATCCGATGGTCCCGGCGATCAGCCCCAAGAAGTCGTGGGAGGGGCTGGGCGGATCGCTGCTCTTCGGCGTCGTCGGGGGCGTGCTCACCGTGACGTTGATCCTGGGCGAGGCCTGGTGGGTCGGGGCGATCCTCGGGGCCGTCATCGTGGTGACGTCGACGCTCGGCGACTTGGTGGAATCGCAGTTCAAGCGGGACCTGGGCATCAAGGACATGGGTGCGCTGCTGCCCGGACACGGCGGGATCATGGACCGGCTCGATTCGGCGCTGCCGTCGGCGGTCGCCGTGTGGGTGGTGCTGGGACTCGCGTTCTGA
- the frr gene encoding ribosome recycling factor: MIDETLFEAEEKMEKAIEVARDDLGSIRTGRANPGMFSRVVVEYYGSPTPITQVASISVPEPRMVVIKPYEVSMLGTIETAIRNSDLGVNPTDDGTIIRVSVPQLTEERRREFVKQAKAKAEEARVAVRNVRRKAMDELNRIQKDGDAGEDDVTRAEKELDKTTGRYVGQIDEMVKNKESELLEV; the protein is encoded by the coding sequence GTGATCGACGAAACTCTCTTCGAGGCCGAGGAGAAGATGGAGAAGGCGATCGAGGTCGCCCGGGATGATCTCGGCTCCATCCGCACCGGCCGGGCGAACCCCGGCATGTTCTCCCGGGTCGTCGTCGAATACTACGGAAGCCCGACCCCGATCACCCAGGTCGCCAGCATCTCGGTGCCGGAGCCGCGCATGGTCGTCATCAAGCCGTACGAGGTGTCGATGCTCGGCACGATCGAGACGGCCATCCGCAACTCGGACCTGGGCGTGAACCCCACCGACGACGGCACGATCATCCGGGTGTCGGTTCCCCAGCTCACCGAGGAGCGCCGTCGCGAGTTCGTCAAGCAGGCCAAGGCCAAGGCCGAGGAGGCCCGGGTGGCGGTGCGCAACGTGCGCCGCAAGGCGATGGACGAGCTCAACCGGATCCAGAAGGACGGCGACGCCGGCGAGGACGATGTCACCCGCGCCGAGAAGGAACTCGACAAGACGACGGGCCGGTACGTCGGCCAGATCGACGAGATGGTCAAGAACAAGGAATCCGAACTTCTGGAGGTCTGA